In a genomic window of Camelus ferus isolate YT-003-E chromosome 31, BCGSAC_Cfer_1.0, whole genome shotgun sequence:
- the DMTN gene encoding dematin isoform X3, which produces MERLQKAKMDNQVLAYKDLAAIPKDKAILDIERPDLMIYEPHFTYSLLEHVELPRSRERSLSPKSTSPPPSPEVWADSRSPGTISQASAPRTTGTLRTSLPHFHHPETTHPDSNIYKKPPIYRQREPTGGSPQSKHLIEDLIIESSKFPAAQPPDPNQPAKIETDYWPCPPSLAVVETEWRKRKAERRGAEEEEEEEEDDSGDEMKALRERQREELSKVTSNLGKMILKEEMEKSLPIRRKTRSLPDRTPFHTALQAGTSKSSSLPAYGRTTLSRLQSTDFSPSGSEAESPGLQNGEGQSGRMDRGNSLPCVLEQKIYPYEMLVVTNRGRTKLPPGVDRMRLERHLSAEDFSRVFSMSPEEFGKLALWKRNELKKKASLF; this is translated from the exons ATGGAACGGCTGCAGAAG GCCAAGATGGACAACCAGGTGCTGGCCTACAAAGACTTGGCTGCCATCCCCAAGGACAAGGCCATCCTGGACATCGAGAGGCCTGACCTCATGATCTACGAGCCCCACTTTACCTATTCTCTCTTGGAACACGTGGAGCTGCCCAGAAGCCGGGAG CGCTCGCTGTCACCCAAATCCACatctccccctccatcccctgaG GTGTGGGCAGACAGCCGGTCCCCTGGAACCATCTCTCAGGCTTCAGCCCCAAGAACCACTGGGACCCTCCGGACCAGCCTGCCCCATTTCCACCATCCTG AGACCACCCACCCAGATTCTAACATCTACAAGAAGCCACCCATCTACAGGCAGAGAG AGCCCACGGGCGGCAGCCCTCAGAGCAAGCACCTCATCGAGGACCTCATCATCGAGTCATCCAAGTTCCCGGCAGCCCAGCCTCCCGACCCCAACCAGCCAGCCAAGATCGAGACGGACTACTGGCCATGCCCCCCGTCACTGGCCGTTGTGG AGACGGAGTGGAGGAAGCGGAAGGCCGAAAGgaggggggcagaggaggaggaagaggaggaggaggatgactcCGGGGATGAGATGAAGGCTCTCAGGGAGCGCCAGAGAGAGGAGCTCAGTAAG GTTACTTCCAACTTGGGAAAGATGATCTtgaaagaagagatggaaaagtCATTGCCTATCCGGAGGAAAACCCGCTCTCTGCCTGATCGGACACCCTTTCATACCG CCTTGCAGGCAGGAACGTCTAAGTCGTCTTCCCTCCCAGCCTACGGCAGGACCACCCTGAGCCGG CTACAGTCCACGGACTTCAGCCCGTCTGGGAGTGAGGCAGAAAGCCCAG GCCTGCAG AACGGAGAGGGCCAGAGTGGGAGGATGGACCGGGGGAACTCCCTGCCCTGTGTGCTGGAGCagaag ATCTATCCTTACGAAATGCTGGTGGTGACCAACAGGGGGCGGACCAAGTTGCCTCCAGGTGTGGATCGGATGAGGCTTGAG AGGCACCTGTCGGCTGAGGACTTCTCGAGGGTATTTTCCATGTCTCCCGAAGAGTTTGGCAAGCTGGCTCTGTGGAAGCGAAACGAGCTCAAGAAAAAGGCCTCTCTCTTCTGA
- the DMTN gene encoding dematin isoform X1 — protein MERLQKQPLTSPGSVSSSRGSSVPGSPSSIAAKMDNQVLAYKDLAAIPKDKAILDIERPDLMIYEPHFTYSLLEHVELPRSRERSLSPKSTSPPPSPEVWADSRSPGTISQASAPRTTGTLRTSLPHFHHPETTHPDSNIYKKPPIYRQREPTGGSPQSKHLIEDLIIESSKFPAAQPPDPNQPAKIETDYWPCPPSLAVVETEWRKRKAERRGAEEEEEEEEDDSGDEMKALRERQREELSKVTSNLGKMILKEEMEKSLPIRRKTRSLPDRTPFHTALQAGTSKSSSLPAYGRTTLSRLQSTDFSPSGSEAESPGLQNGEGQSGRMDRGNSLPCVLEQKIYPYEMLVVTNRGRTKLPPGVDRMRLERHLSAEDFSRVFSMSPEEFGKLALWKRNELKKKASLF, from the exons ATGGAACGGCTGCAGAAG CAACCACTTACCTCCCCTGGGAGCGTCAGCTCCTCCCGAGGCTCCAGTGTTCCAGGCTCTCCCTCCAGCATCGCG GCCAAGATGGACAACCAGGTGCTGGCCTACAAAGACTTGGCTGCCATCCCCAAGGACAAGGCCATCCTGGACATCGAGAGGCCTGACCTCATGATCTACGAGCCCCACTTTACCTATTCTCTCTTGGAACACGTGGAGCTGCCCAGAAGCCGGGAG CGCTCGCTGTCACCCAAATCCACatctccccctccatcccctgaG GTGTGGGCAGACAGCCGGTCCCCTGGAACCATCTCTCAGGCTTCAGCCCCAAGAACCACTGGGACCCTCCGGACCAGCCTGCCCCATTTCCACCATCCTG AGACCACCCACCCAGATTCTAACATCTACAAGAAGCCACCCATCTACAGGCAGAGAG AGCCCACGGGCGGCAGCCCTCAGAGCAAGCACCTCATCGAGGACCTCATCATCGAGTCATCCAAGTTCCCGGCAGCCCAGCCTCCCGACCCCAACCAGCCAGCCAAGATCGAGACGGACTACTGGCCATGCCCCCCGTCACTGGCCGTTGTGG AGACGGAGTGGAGGAAGCGGAAGGCCGAAAGgaggggggcagaggaggaggaagaggaggaggaggatgactcCGGGGATGAGATGAAGGCTCTCAGGGAGCGCCAGAGAGAGGAGCTCAGTAAG GTTACTTCCAACTTGGGAAAGATGATCTtgaaagaagagatggaaaagtCATTGCCTATCCGGAGGAAAACCCGCTCTCTGCCTGATCGGACACCCTTTCATACCG CCTTGCAGGCAGGAACGTCTAAGTCGTCTTCCCTCCCAGCCTACGGCAGGACCACCCTGAGCCGG CTACAGTCCACGGACTTCAGCCCGTCTGGGAGTGAGGCAGAAAGCCCAG GCCTGCAG AACGGAGAGGGCCAGAGTGGGAGGATGGACCGGGGGAACTCCCTGCCCTGTGTGCTGGAGCagaag ATCTATCCTTACGAAATGCTGGTGGTGACCAACAGGGGGCGGACCAAGTTGCCTCCAGGTGTGGATCGGATGAGGCTTGAG AGGCACCTGTCGGCTGAGGACTTCTCGAGGGTATTTTCCATGTCTCCCGAAGAGTTTGGCAAGCTGGCTCTGTGGAAGCGAAACGAGCTCAAGAAAAAGGCCTCTCTCTTCTGA
- the DMTN gene encoding dematin isoform X4, protein MERLQKAKMDNQVLAYKDLAAIPKDKAILDIERPDLMIYEPHFTYSLLEHVELPRSRERSLSPKSTSPPPSPEVWADSRSPGTISQASAPRTTGTLRTSLPHFHHPETTHPDSNIYKKPPIYRQREPTGGSPQSKHLIEDLIIESSKFPAAQPPDPNQPAKIETDYWPCPPSLAVVETEWRKRKAERRGAEEEEEEEEDDSGDEMKALRERQREELSKVTSNLGKMILKEEMEKSLPIRRKTRSLPDRTPFHTALQAGTSKSSSLPAYGRTTLSRLQSTDFSPSGSEAESPGLQIYPYEMLVVTNRGRTKLPPGVDRMRLERHLSAEDFSRVFSMSPEEFGKLALWKRNELKKKASLF, encoded by the exons ATGGAACGGCTGCAGAAG GCCAAGATGGACAACCAGGTGCTGGCCTACAAAGACTTGGCTGCCATCCCCAAGGACAAGGCCATCCTGGACATCGAGAGGCCTGACCTCATGATCTACGAGCCCCACTTTACCTATTCTCTCTTGGAACACGTGGAGCTGCCCAGAAGCCGGGAG CGCTCGCTGTCACCCAAATCCACatctccccctccatcccctgaG GTGTGGGCAGACAGCCGGTCCCCTGGAACCATCTCTCAGGCTTCAGCCCCAAGAACCACTGGGACCCTCCGGACCAGCCTGCCCCATTTCCACCATCCTG AGACCACCCACCCAGATTCTAACATCTACAAGAAGCCACCCATCTACAGGCAGAGAG AGCCCACGGGCGGCAGCCCTCAGAGCAAGCACCTCATCGAGGACCTCATCATCGAGTCATCCAAGTTCCCGGCAGCCCAGCCTCCCGACCCCAACCAGCCAGCCAAGATCGAGACGGACTACTGGCCATGCCCCCCGTCACTGGCCGTTGTGG AGACGGAGTGGAGGAAGCGGAAGGCCGAAAGgaggggggcagaggaggaggaagaggaggaggaggatgactcCGGGGATGAGATGAAGGCTCTCAGGGAGCGCCAGAGAGAGGAGCTCAGTAAG GTTACTTCCAACTTGGGAAAGATGATCTtgaaagaagagatggaaaagtCATTGCCTATCCGGAGGAAAACCCGCTCTCTGCCTGATCGGACACCCTTTCATACCG CCTTGCAGGCAGGAACGTCTAAGTCGTCTTCCCTCCCAGCCTACGGCAGGACCACCCTGAGCCGG CTACAGTCCACGGACTTCAGCCCGTCTGGGAGTGAGGCAGAAAGCCCAG GCCTGCAG ATCTATCCTTACGAAATGCTGGTGGTGACCAACAGGGGGCGGACCAAGTTGCCTCCAGGTGTGGATCGGATGAGGCTTGAG AGGCACCTGTCGGCTGAGGACTTCTCGAGGGTATTTTCCATGTCTCCCGAAGAGTTTGGCAAGCTGGCTCTGTGGAAGCGAAACGAGCTCAAGAAAAAGGCCTCTCTCTTCTGA
- the DMTN gene encoding dematin isoform X2: MERLQKQPLTSPGSVSSSRGSSVPGSPSSIAAKMDNQVLAYKDLAAIPKDKAILDIERPDLMIYEPHFTYSLLEHVELPRSRERSLSPKSTSPPPSPEVWADSRSPGTISQASAPRTTGTLRTSLPHFHHPETTHPDSNIYKKPPIYRQREPTGGSPQSKHLIEDLIIESSKFPAAQPPDPNQPAKIETDYWPCPPSLAVVETEWRKRKAERRGAEEEEEEEEDDSGDEMKALRERQREELSKVTSNLGKMILKEEMEKSLPIRRKTRSLPDRTPFHTALQAGTSKSSSLPAYGRTTLSRLQSTDFSPSGSEAESPGLQIYPYEMLVVTNRGRTKLPPGVDRMRLERHLSAEDFSRVFSMSPEEFGKLALWKRNELKKKASLF; encoded by the exons ATGGAACGGCTGCAGAAG CAACCACTTACCTCCCCTGGGAGCGTCAGCTCCTCCCGAGGCTCCAGTGTTCCAGGCTCTCCCTCCAGCATCGCG GCCAAGATGGACAACCAGGTGCTGGCCTACAAAGACTTGGCTGCCATCCCCAAGGACAAGGCCATCCTGGACATCGAGAGGCCTGACCTCATGATCTACGAGCCCCACTTTACCTATTCTCTCTTGGAACACGTGGAGCTGCCCAGAAGCCGGGAG CGCTCGCTGTCACCCAAATCCACatctccccctccatcccctgaG GTGTGGGCAGACAGCCGGTCCCCTGGAACCATCTCTCAGGCTTCAGCCCCAAGAACCACTGGGACCCTCCGGACCAGCCTGCCCCATTTCCACCATCCTG AGACCACCCACCCAGATTCTAACATCTACAAGAAGCCACCCATCTACAGGCAGAGAG AGCCCACGGGCGGCAGCCCTCAGAGCAAGCACCTCATCGAGGACCTCATCATCGAGTCATCCAAGTTCCCGGCAGCCCAGCCTCCCGACCCCAACCAGCCAGCCAAGATCGAGACGGACTACTGGCCATGCCCCCCGTCACTGGCCGTTGTGG AGACGGAGTGGAGGAAGCGGAAGGCCGAAAGgaggggggcagaggaggaggaagaggaggaggaggatgactcCGGGGATGAGATGAAGGCTCTCAGGGAGCGCCAGAGAGAGGAGCTCAGTAAG GTTACTTCCAACTTGGGAAAGATGATCTtgaaagaagagatggaaaagtCATTGCCTATCCGGAGGAAAACCCGCTCTCTGCCTGATCGGACACCCTTTCATACCG CCTTGCAGGCAGGAACGTCTAAGTCGTCTTCCCTCCCAGCCTACGGCAGGACCACCCTGAGCCGG CTACAGTCCACGGACTTCAGCCCGTCTGGGAGTGAGGCAGAAAGCCCAG GCCTGCAG ATCTATCCTTACGAAATGCTGGTGGTGACCAACAGGGGGCGGACCAAGTTGCCTCCAGGTGTGGATCGGATGAGGCTTGAG AGGCACCTGTCGGCTGAGGACTTCTCGAGGGTATTTTCCATGTCTCCCGAAGAGTTTGGCAAGCTGGCTCTGTGGAAGCGAAACGAGCTCAAGAAAAAGGCCTCTCTCTTCTGA